The DNA segment TCTATTCAGAGCCTCAGAGCTCGGGGTCTTGGATTCCTAGAGTTTCGGAATCAAAAGCATGCAGAGTGTTACTATGATGAGGTGCCAAAGAGGCTTGGAGATATCACTCCAGAAGAGGCATTCGATACACTGAAGCGACTTGGGATTTTAGTGGACAAGTGTGGAGAGGGATATTTACTTCAGTTATTTTCTAAGCGGATGTTTCCAGGGAGAAGTGTGCCATTTATTGAGATCATTCAGCGGGCAAGTGATGTAATCGGATGTTTCGGTGATGGAAACTTTGCTGCGTTAGCCGAGTCATTAGAATACTCAATGCGTTCAGAAAGCCTGGAATCCTAGGTGTTCGTTGTACGTAAATTTATATATTCCTATGCTCCGTTGGAGCCGGGATGTAATGAGAGGATGGAGAAGATAGGAAATGTTACATTCGAAGATTAAAATCCAAGTAGCGAAGGTCTGTATTCTTATGAGCTTCGCTGTTATGTCTGCGATGCTCATCGCTTGCAGTGGAGTGAGCGCACCCTCAAAAAAAGAACTTATTAAGAACTTTTATCTTACCGAAGCGGCTGTGCTTGTGAGTCCGCATCACCTCAGGAAAGCAATGATGAAGGGAAAGAGTGATTTTACTCTTGTTGACTTAAGGAGTGCTGAGGAGTATCGCAAGGCTCATATTAAGGGTGCGCTTAACATTCCTGCATACTCTTCGCCAGATAAGTCAGCCTATGATCAGGTTGAAAGAATAGTCGGGGCCTTTCGAGAGCTTCCTCAAGATAAAGATATTATTGTTTACTGTTACAGTGAGCCGTGCATGACGGGAAGAAAGATAGGGAAAGTGCTTGCTGAGCATGGGATTTATGTACGTCATCTTGGTGTTGGTTGGAACGAGTGGCGTTACCATTGGACTACCTGGAATCATGAACACGAATGGAGTCAAACGAAGGTTGAAGATTATGTGACGACCGATCGACAGCTCAACTCGTCAGTTCAAGTCAATGGGGCACACTCTTCGGCGAATGACAATCGAAAGGGGAGCTTAGATGCCTGCGTTGCAGAATCGGAGCTTGGCTGCTGAAAAGAAAGAATGGATGAGCCATTAAGCTCGAATCTCGTTGCAACTCAGAAAAAGAGTCGTGTCTGATTACAACTTATCGACAGGTATATCCACCATCAATGATCAGCTCTGATCCAGTGATAAATTTTGCTTCTTTCGATGCAAGGTAGAGCGCTCCGTAAGCGATATCATCTGGCTCGCCAATGTGTCCGATTGGATGCTTTTCGGCGATTAATTTTTTACCTGCCTCGTTGTTTAGCCCCTGACTCTCAAGATGGTGTTCTACCATGGGTGTCCAAATATACGCTGGATGAATTGAGTTTACGCGTATTCCATCTTTTGCATAGAGCAGGGCATCTGTTTTTGTCATCAATCGGACAGCCCCCTTTGATGCATGATACGGAGGAACATCATCTCCACCGATCAGACCATAGATTGAGGAGAGATTCACTATGCTACCTCCGCCATTTTCTATCATTTTAGGAATGATATGTTTTGTGCAAAAGAAGACGCCCTTTACATTCACAGCTTGAACTGCATCCCATTCTTCTTCTGTGATTTCGTGTGTTGGCTTATTAGCGCCAGCAATTCCCGCGTTATTAATTAGTATCGTTGGGGCTCCAAAGTCTTGTTGAATTTTTCTGAAAACAGTTTCTACTTCTCTTTCTTTGGAAACATCCATTTTAAAGAAGCTGGCCTTTCCATTATAGTGGCGTATTTTGTCACATAAGCTCTCTCCTTGATCTTCAAGGATATCTGTTACCGCAACAACTGCGCCCTCTTTGGCGAATAGCTCTGCAGTAGCTCTCCCGATTCCTAGAGCACCACCAGTGATGATTGCAATCTCATTATCGAGTCGTTGCATGCTATTTCCCCCTTGTAAGTAATTTGTGCTGCGCCTCGCATCATGAAAGGAAATCA comes from the bacterium genome and includes:
- a CDS encoding rhodanese-like domain-containing protein, with product MLHSKIKIQVAKVCILMSFAVMSAMLIACSGVSAPSKKELIKNFYLTEAAVLVSPHHLRKAMMKGKSDFTLVDLRSAEEYRKAHIKGALNIPAYSSPDKSAYDQVERIVGAFRELPQDKDIIVYCYSEPCMTGRKIGKVLAEHGIYVRHLGVGWNEWRYHWTTWNHEHEWSQTKVEDYVTTDRQLNSSVQVNGAHSSANDNRKGSLDACVAESELGC
- a CDS encoding glucose 1-dehydrogenase; amino-acid sequence: MQRLDNEIAIITGGALGIGRATAELFAKEGAVVAVTDILEDQGESLCDKIRHYNGKASFFKMDVSKEREVETVFRKIQQDFGAPTILINNAGIAGANKPTHEITEEEWDAVQAVNVKGVFFCTKHIIPKMIENGGGSIVNLSSIYGLIGGDDVPPYHASKGAVRLMTKTDALLYAKDGIRVNSIHPAYIWTPMVEHHLESQGLNNEAGKKLIAEKHPIGHIGEPDDIAYGALYLASKEAKFITGSELIIDGGYTCR